A genomic window from Glycine max cultivar Williams 82 chromosome 17, Glycine_max_v4.0, whole genome shotgun sequence includes:
- the LOC100788924 gene encoding BOI-related E3 ubiquitin-protein ligase 1 isoform X1, with protein sequence MAVQAQYPSNVLFLNSSRNGQEGHEYSSLQPQPGGVVLLNQPHMLYDNCNNDNGSNNNNNNINSRKRGREDQPGVGNNNNNTITTASNVINQFSLQSQPLQLVHLSQLHNHQQQNNVVSTGLRLSFDDQHFQQQQRLQLHQNQSQQQQQHGSQSSAFLSLLSQGLGSQIKQQRDEIDQLLHAQAEQLRRALAEKRQRHYRALLSTAEEAVARRLREKEAEVEMATRKNAELEARAAKLSVEAQVWQAKARAQEATAASLQAQLQQTIMSHGGEELAAVGVSSAVEGQAEDAESAYIDPERVVVATTARPKCRGCAKRVASVVVLPCRHLCICTECDAHFRACPVCLTLKNSTVEVFLS encoded by the exons atgGCCGTTCAAGCTCAATATCCATCCAATGTCCTTTTTCTAAACAG CAGCAGAAACGGGCAAGAAGGGCATGAGTATTCTTCATTGCAACCACAACCAGGAGGAGTTGTACTCTTGAATCAGCCTCACATGTTATACGACAACTGCAACAACGACAATGGAA gtaacaataacaacaacaatatcaATTCTCgaaagagaggaagagaagatcAGCCGGGTGttggcaacaacaacaacaacacaatcACTACAGCTTCAAATGTTATCAATCAATTTTCTTTGCAATCTCAGCCTCTGCAACTCGTTCATCTCTCTCAGCTCCACAATcaccaacaacaaaataatGTGGTCTCCACTGGCCTACGCTTATCCTTCGATGACCAACactttcaacaacaacaaagactacaacttcatcaaaatcaatctcaacaacaacaacaacatgggTCTCAATCTTCTGCTTTCTTATCTCTATTATCCCAAGGCTTGGGTTCTCAAATCAAACAACAGCGTGATGAGATTGACCAATTACTCCATGCCCAG GCAGAGCAACTGCGGCGGGCATTGGCTGAGAAGAGGCAGAGGCATTACCGCGCGCTGCTGAGCACGGCGGAGGAGGCGGTGGCGCGTAGGCTCAGAGAGAAGGAAGCGGAAGTGGAAATGGCCACGCGCAAGAACGCGGAATTAGAAGCACGCGCGGCCAAGCTGAGCGTGGAGGCCCAAGTGTGGCAGGCCAAGGCCAGGGCCCAAGAGGCGACGGCAGCCTCCCTCCAGGCCCAACTGCAGCAGACAATAATGTCCCATGGCGGCGAAGAACTCGCCGCCGTGGGCGTATCGTCTGCTGTTGAGGGCCAGGCGGAAGACGCGGAGTCCGCCTACATCGACCCGGAACGTGTCGTTGTTGCCACGACGGCGCGTCCCAAATGCCGAGGGTGCGCAAAGCGCGTGGCCTCGGTGGTCGTTTTGCCGTGTCGGCACTTGTGTATCTGTACAGAATGCGATGCGCATTTCCGAGCGTGCCCGGTTTGTCTCACCCTAAAGAATTCAACCGTtgaagtttttctctcttga
- the LOC100788924 gene encoding BOI-related E3 ubiquitin-protein ligase 1 isoform X2, with product MAVQAQYPSNVLFLNSRNGQEGHEYSSLQPQPGGVVLLNQPHMLYDNCNNDNGSNNNNNNINSRKRGREDQPGVGNNNNNTITTASNVINQFSLQSQPLQLVHLSQLHNHQQQNNVVSTGLRLSFDDQHFQQQQRLQLHQNQSQQQQQHGSQSSAFLSLLSQGLGSQIKQQRDEIDQLLHAQAEQLRRALAEKRQRHYRALLSTAEEAVARRLREKEAEVEMATRKNAELEARAAKLSVEAQVWQAKARAQEATAASLQAQLQQTIMSHGGEELAAVGVSSAVEGQAEDAESAYIDPERVVVATTARPKCRGCAKRVASVVVLPCRHLCICTECDAHFRACPVCLTLKNSTVEVFLS from the exons atgGCCGTTCAAGCTCAATATCCATCCAATGTCCTTTTTCTAAACAG CAGAAACGGGCAAGAAGGGCATGAGTATTCTTCATTGCAACCACAACCAGGAGGAGTTGTACTCTTGAATCAGCCTCACATGTTATACGACAACTGCAACAACGACAATGGAA gtaacaataacaacaacaatatcaATTCTCgaaagagaggaagagaagatcAGCCGGGTGttggcaacaacaacaacaacacaatcACTACAGCTTCAAATGTTATCAATCAATTTTCTTTGCAATCTCAGCCTCTGCAACTCGTTCATCTCTCTCAGCTCCACAATcaccaacaacaaaataatGTGGTCTCCACTGGCCTACGCTTATCCTTCGATGACCAACactttcaacaacaacaaagactacaacttcatcaaaatcaatctcaacaacaacaacaacatgggTCTCAATCTTCTGCTTTCTTATCTCTATTATCCCAAGGCTTGGGTTCTCAAATCAAACAACAGCGTGATGAGATTGACCAATTACTCCATGCCCAG GCAGAGCAACTGCGGCGGGCATTGGCTGAGAAGAGGCAGAGGCATTACCGCGCGCTGCTGAGCACGGCGGAGGAGGCGGTGGCGCGTAGGCTCAGAGAGAAGGAAGCGGAAGTGGAAATGGCCACGCGCAAGAACGCGGAATTAGAAGCACGCGCGGCCAAGCTGAGCGTGGAGGCCCAAGTGTGGCAGGCCAAGGCCAGGGCCCAAGAGGCGACGGCAGCCTCCCTCCAGGCCCAACTGCAGCAGACAATAATGTCCCATGGCGGCGAAGAACTCGCCGCCGTGGGCGTATCGTCTGCTGTTGAGGGCCAGGCGGAAGACGCGGAGTCCGCCTACATCGACCCGGAACGTGTCGTTGTTGCCACGACGGCGCGTCCCAAATGCCGAGGGTGCGCAAAGCGCGTGGCCTCGGTGGTCGTTTTGCCGTGTCGGCACTTGTGTATCTGTACAGAATGCGATGCGCATTTCCGAGCGTGCCCGGTTTGTCTCACCCTAAAGAATTCAACCGTtgaagtttttctctcttga
- the LOC100788924 gene encoding BOI-related E3 ubiquitin-protein ligase 1 isoform X3: MLYDNCNNDNGSNNNNNNINSRKRGREDQPGVGNNNNNTITTASNVINQFSLQSQPLQLVHLSQLHNHQQQNNVVSTGLRLSFDDQHFQQQQRLQLHQNQSQQQQQHGSQSSAFLSLLSQGLGSQIKQQRDEIDQLLHAQAEQLRRALAEKRQRHYRALLSTAEEAVARRLREKEAEVEMATRKNAELEARAAKLSVEAQVWQAKARAQEATAASLQAQLQQTIMSHGGEELAAVGVSSAVEGQAEDAESAYIDPERVVVATTARPKCRGCAKRVASVVVLPCRHLCICTECDAHFRACPVCLTLKNSTVEVFLS; this comes from the exons ATGTTATACGACAACTGCAACAACGACAATGGAA gtaacaataacaacaacaatatcaATTCTCgaaagagaggaagagaagatcAGCCGGGTGttggcaacaacaacaacaacacaatcACTACAGCTTCAAATGTTATCAATCAATTTTCTTTGCAATCTCAGCCTCTGCAACTCGTTCATCTCTCTCAGCTCCACAATcaccaacaacaaaataatGTGGTCTCCACTGGCCTACGCTTATCCTTCGATGACCAACactttcaacaacaacaaagactacaacttcatcaaaatcaatctcaacaacaacaacaacatgggTCTCAATCTTCTGCTTTCTTATCTCTATTATCCCAAGGCTTGGGTTCTCAAATCAAACAACAGCGTGATGAGATTGACCAATTACTCCATGCCCAG GCAGAGCAACTGCGGCGGGCATTGGCTGAGAAGAGGCAGAGGCATTACCGCGCGCTGCTGAGCACGGCGGAGGAGGCGGTGGCGCGTAGGCTCAGAGAGAAGGAAGCGGAAGTGGAAATGGCCACGCGCAAGAACGCGGAATTAGAAGCACGCGCGGCCAAGCTGAGCGTGGAGGCCCAAGTGTGGCAGGCCAAGGCCAGGGCCCAAGAGGCGACGGCAGCCTCCCTCCAGGCCCAACTGCAGCAGACAATAATGTCCCATGGCGGCGAAGAACTCGCCGCCGTGGGCGTATCGTCTGCTGTTGAGGGCCAGGCGGAAGACGCGGAGTCCGCCTACATCGACCCGGAACGTGTCGTTGTTGCCACGACGGCGCGTCCCAAATGCCGAGGGTGCGCAAAGCGCGTGGCCTCGGTGGTCGTTTTGCCGTGTCGGCACTTGTGTATCTGTACAGAATGCGATGCGCATTTCCGAGCGTGCCCGGTTTGTCTCACCCTAAAGAATTCAACCGTtgaagtttttctctcttga
- the LOC100788924 gene encoding BOI-related E3 ubiquitin-protein ligase 1 isoform X4, with protein MEVCLICNNNNNNINSRKRGREDQPGVGNNNNNTITTASNVINQFSLQSQPLQLVHLSQLHNHQQQNNVVSTGLRLSFDDQHFQQQQRLQLHQNQSQQQQQHGSQSSAFLSLLSQGLGSQIKQQRDEIDQLLHAQAEQLRRALAEKRQRHYRALLSTAEEAVARRLREKEAEVEMATRKNAELEARAAKLSVEAQVWQAKARAQEATAASLQAQLQQTIMSHGGEELAAVGVSSAVEGQAEDAESAYIDPERVVVATTARPKCRGCAKRVASVVVLPCRHLCICTECDAHFRACPVCLTLKNSTVEVFLS; from the exons ATGGAAGTATGCTTAATTT gtaacaataacaacaacaatatcaATTCTCgaaagagaggaagagaagatcAGCCGGGTGttggcaacaacaacaacaacacaatcACTACAGCTTCAAATGTTATCAATCAATTTTCTTTGCAATCTCAGCCTCTGCAACTCGTTCATCTCTCTCAGCTCCACAATcaccaacaacaaaataatGTGGTCTCCACTGGCCTACGCTTATCCTTCGATGACCAACactttcaacaacaacaaagactacaacttcatcaaaatcaatctcaacaacaacaacaacatgggTCTCAATCTTCTGCTTTCTTATCTCTATTATCCCAAGGCTTGGGTTCTCAAATCAAACAACAGCGTGATGAGATTGACCAATTACTCCATGCCCAG GCAGAGCAACTGCGGCGGGCATTGGCTGAGAAGAGGCAGAGGCATTACCGCGCGCTGCTGAGCACGGCGGAGGAGGCGGTGGCGCGTAGGCTCAGAGAGAAGGAAGCGGAAGTGGAAATGGCCACGCGCAAGAACGCGGAATTAGAAGCACGCGCGGCCAAGCTGAGCGTGGAGGCCCAAGTGTGGCAGGCCAAGGCCAGGGCCCAAGAGGCGACGGCAGCCTCCCTCCAGGCCCAACTGCAGCAGACAATAATGTCCCATGGCGGCGAAGAACTCGCCGCCGTGGGCGTATCGTCTGCTGTTGAGGGCCAGGCGGAAGACGCGGAGTCCGCCTACATCGACCCGGAACGTGTCGTTGTTGCCACGACGGCGCGTCCCAAATGCCGAGGGTGCGCAAAGCGCGTGGCCTCGGTGGTCGTTTTGCCGTGTCGGCACTTGTGTATCTGTACAGAATGCGATGCGCATTTCCGAGCGTGCCCGGTTTGTCTCACCCTAAAGAATTCAACCGTtgaagtttttctctcttga